In Streptomyces sp. NBC_01551, one DNA window encodes the following:
- a CDS encoding PolC-type DNA polymerase III — protein sequence MNAVNPRPPGGQLEDDALFHNTHFVVLDFEGTTPKGAPPEPIEVAALGLKYERGRGPLPTGFSFTSLIHPPAHAPITPFDTAQTGITLRDVAQAPPAAVVLNGLDGALPEPPLLLVAHHAPTEGSILYAYRTACPRMARTRIIDTLLLAKHVAPGLPSYSLDALLDRFGIPQPAHRHRAMDDVTVTEVLLRTLLGEAASGRQISSVAHLVRVASRPPKATQPTQLELL from the coding sequence ATGAACGCAGTCAACCCCCGGCCGCCGGGTGGGCAGCTCGAGGATGATGCGCTGTTCCACAACACCCACTTCGTGGTACTCGACTTCGAGGGCACCACACCGAAGGGGGCGCCGCCGGAGCCGATCGAGGTGGCCGCGCTGGGCCTGAAGTACGAGCGCGGCCGGGGGCCACTGCCTACCGGGTTCTCCTTCACCTCGTTGATCCACCCGCCGGCGCACGCGCCGATCACACCCTTCGATACCGCGCAGACCGGGATCACGCTGCGCGACGTCGCCCAGGCGCCGCCCGCAGCCGTGGTGCTGAACGGGCTGGACGGGGCGCTACCCGAGCCGCCTCTGCTCCTAGTCGCGCATCATGCGCCGACGGAAGGGTCCATCCTTTACGCCTACCGCACGGCATGCCCGCGGATGGCCCGCACCCGGATCATCGACACCCTGCTGCTGGCCAAGCACGTCGCGCCAGGTCTCCCCTCCTACTCCCTCGACGCGCTGCTGGACCGCTTCGGGATTCCCCAGCCGGCACACCGGCACCGGGCCATGGACGACGTCACCGTCACCGAGGTGCTCCTGCGCACGCTGCTGGGCGAGGCTGCATCCGGCCGCCAGATCAGCAGCGTCGCTCACCTCGTGCGTGTCGCAAGCCGGCCCCCGAAGGCCACCCAGCCCACCCAGCTCGAACTGCTCTGA